In Aedes albopictus strain Foshan chromosome 3, AalbF5, whole genome shotgun sequence, the following are encoded in one genomic region:
- the LOC109418545 gene encoding uncharacterized protein LOC109418545, with translation MRLKMNVNLRMKLALVLSLTLSPICAVSAIETPEPSSLLRPRDINPHPYGNAYEGVSIFDKSIITNSEKFMENLLNQAPIQFPRVTDSAAMNALPHPYEKFALKERLAKTERFSGGDNQIVKPAYRALAKYAARVLNGQVGNTLAEDELDHYNEATNLKKHYAFSYTVKDSASGDDFSHTQQQQIDGAVKGSYKVQLPDGRMQIVKYIADNNGYRADVTYENDNGQNTFNHVTAAPTVIQRPIAAVPVASPLESAQPIYNYYKRLQQSQQYVQRPVPIRQARPQQTIYYSQATPTQIPAPYYPAQLRVNDVKIHSYNTGPHANSLIRSTIAPSQGSYITYQPASNIAYVSSTPNPVQIQSNTLAQAGLIPVVVTTAQPAPYPVYRDINVTPPSIGPTLRRTTIYANQATPRPIAYTPVAPAAVQSSQPVADYDYVQIPASNHVYKRNTDKDSQVTKSSVQSQHKKKSLE, from the exons ATGCGATTGAAGATGAATGTGAATCTCAGAATGAAATTAGCTTTAGTACTATCATTGACCTTATCACCCATATGTGCTGTGAGTGCTATTGAAACACCAGAACCATCGTCACTTTTACGACCTCGCGACATCAATCCACATCCATACGGCAATGCCTACGAAGGAGTCAGCATTTTCGATAAAAGCATCATCACCAACAGCGAAAAGTTTATGGAGAATTTACTTAA TCAAGCTCCCATCCAATTCCCACGTGTTACCGATAGTGCAGCGATGAATGCATTGCCGCATCCATACGAGAAGTTCGCTCTGAAAGAACGACTCGCCAAAACGGAACGCTTTTCCGGCGGAGATAATCAAATCGTCAAGCCAGCGTACAGGGCTCTTGCTAAATATGCAGCCCGGGTTCTTAATGGACAAGTGGGGAACACCTTGGCTGAGGATGAGTTGGATCATTACAAT GAAGCAACTAATCTCAAGAAGCATTACGCTTTCTCCTATACGGTGAAGGACTCTGCGTCGGGAGACGACTTTTCACACACCCAGCAACAGCAGATCGATGGAGCGGTCAAAGGCAGTTATAAAGTTCAACTGCCGGACGGACGAATGCAGATCGTTAAATACATTGCGGACAATAATGGCTACCGAGCGGATGTGACCTACGAGAATGACAACGGTCAAAATACGTTCAACCACGTGACAGCAGCTCCCACAGTGATCCAACGCCCCATAGCAGCAGTTCCAGTCGCATCACCACTAGAATCAGCTCAACCCATTTACAATTACTACAAAAGACTTCAACAATCCCAACAATACGTCCAAAGGCCTGTCCCTATTCGACAAGCGCGTCCTCAACAGACGATCTACTACTCTCAAGCAACTCCAACTCAAATCCCTGCCCCTTACTACCCTGCCCAATTGAGAGTCAACGATGTCAAGATCCATAGCTACAATACCGGTCCACATGCCAATTCTCTAATCAGATCTACCATAGCTCCGTCTCAAGGATCTTACATCACATATCAACCGGCGTCGAACATTGCGTACGTTTCCTCTACCCCCAATCccgttcaaatccaatccaacacCTTGGCGCAAGCAGGGCTTATTCCGGTGGTTGTCACAACGGCCCAACCTGCGCCTTATCCCGTCTACAGAGACATCAACGTAACTCCACCGAGCATAGGGCCAACACTCCGTCGAACAACCATCTACGCCAATCAGGCCACACCCCGACCCATCGCTTACACCCCGGTGGCACCTGCTGCAGTTCAAAGCAGTCAACCGGTGGCGGACTACGACTACGTACAAATTCCGGCCAGCAACCACGTGTACAAGCGGAACACCGACAAGGACAGCCAAGTCACCAAAAGTTCTGTCCAGTCGCAACAcaaaaagaaatccctagaataa